GAGATCATTGATCCGGCTTTTGGGGAACCATATATCTTGCATCTTGCAGATGGTGTGTCGGGCAGCTTTGTTGGTGAAGTCAAAAGCCAATATGAAGAAACTCTCAGGGATATTGTAGATAAGTGTTTTGAGCCGAATGTGTTTAAATCGGTCTACGCCAAAAAATTGATTGAATACGTCCGCAATACCTATGGCGATGAGCTTGAATTCTTGTGGCAAAGATCCCCGGAAAATGCCATCTGGCGCAGAAAGGATACTGGCAAGTGGTACAGCGCTCTGCTTACCGTCTCAAAGCGAAAACTGGGCATTGGGTCAGATGAAGTGGTAGAAATCATTGATCTGCGCATTAAACCGGAGGAGCTGGAGGCTCTAATAGATAATAAAAAATACTATCCCGGATATCACATGAACAAAAAGCATTGGTGCACCATCATCCTTGATGTTCCTGTGCCGGTTGAAGAAATCTGTCGTCGAATAGACGAGAGCTATCTGCTGGCAGTGAAATAGACAGTGCCGTTGTGAAGAATCAACGAGAGCGGTCAAGCAAGGCTGGATACATACCCTTCAACAAGGGCTTGAAGCCACTACTGAAAAATGCTGTATTTCCGTCTGAAATTGCCACTTTTTTTGTGAGGATAAGTTTCCCAAAGAAGAGAAATAATCTTAGTAGGAATGCTGTTTATCCCAATATGGCAAAATTAGCGATGACTTATATTTGCGTTTGTGTGGGGAGAGTGATAAAATATCATGAAAGCTGAAATTATCGCAACTGGAACGGAAATACTATTAGGACAGACCTTAAATACGAGTGCACACTATCTTACAGGAAAGTTATCTGAGTTAGGAATTGAAGTGGATTACCATACCACGGTTGGAGACAACCCGGAACGGTTGAAAAAGGTAATCCAACAAGGAATAGAACGATCGGATCTGCTCATGATTACCGGAGGGACAGGGCCAACAGAGGACGATCTCTCCAAGGAGCTCATTGCGCAGATTTTTGGATTAAACATGATTCTTGATCCGCCTAGTCACGAAAAAATTCAAGAGTTTTTCGCCATGAGGGGCAGCCAAATGCCCAAAACGGAAGAGAAACAAGCATACTTTCCTGAAGGATCTCAAATTCTTCCCAATCACTGTGGGACGGCTCCGGGAGCTATTGTCCAAAAGAATAACAAGACCATCATCCTCTTGCCGGGGCCTCCTACGGAGATGGAGCCTATGTTCAAGAACTATGTATGGCCATTTTTGGAGCAGACAGCTCAGGGAGATTCGGCAAGAATGTACGTTCGAGTGATGAAGGTTGTGGGCTTGGGAGAATCGGAGTTGGAAGAGACGCTCCGGGATTTCATGGGAAGGCATGAGCCCGGCATGACTTTGCTGTGCAAGCATTCTGAAATGCATATCCGCTTAGTAGTCAGAGGGGATGCCGATGAAGCTGCAGCAATTCTCGCTCAAGCTGAAAGCGTGATTCGTGAGCGACTCGGGGATAAGGTATTCGGGACGGATGAGGATACCATGCTTGAACTCGTCAGTAAGGGCTTAAAGAAACATCGGTTGACTCTTGCCACGGCGGAATCGTGTACGGGTGGACTTTTGGGGGCACAGCTTACCCAAGAGTCCGGAAGTTCGGATTTCTATTTGGGCGGGGTCATCAGTTACTCTAACGCTCTGAAGGAAGGTCTTTTGGGGGTGAGTTCCCAGACTTTGCACCACTATGGTGCTGTCAGTGCTGAGACAGCACGGGAGATGGCCGCAGGCATCAGGGAACGTACCCAAGCCGACCTTGGTATTAGTATTACTGGAATCGCCGGACCCGGAGGAGGAAGCCAGGAAAAGCCCGTTGGCTTAGTTTATATTGGCTTAGCTGCTTCGGAAGGTGTCAAAGCGAATAAGTTTCAGTTTCATGGAAGCCGTGATTCGATCCGTCAGCTTACTGTTCAAGCTGCCCTGGATTGGATTCGCCGTTATATGTTGAATAGTGAAAGGGGTTAACTTTTAATTGAGTGCAGAACGTTTACAATCTTTTGGTGAAATAAATTTAAGCAAGCAAGTGTTGCAAGCATTATCAGAAATGGGGTTCGAGGAGCCCTCTCCGATTCAGAAAGCAGCTATTCCTGTGGCTATGGATGGGATGGATTTAATTGGGCAGGCCCAAACCGGTACCGGTAAAACTGCTGCCTTTGGGATTCCCATCTGTGAAAAAATCAACCCTAAGTTTCAGGCGGTTCAAGCCCTGATTCTGACACCAACCCGTGAACTGGCCGTTCAGGTGTCGGAAGAGATCAGCAAGATCGGGAAATACCGCCATATTAAGCCCTTACCCATTTACGGAGGTCAATCCATAGACCGCCAGATCCGGGCGCTGCGCTTTGGCAGCCAGGTGGTTGTAGGAACCCCGGGTCGTATCCTTGATCATTTAAATCGTGGAACTCTAAAACTGCAGTATGTAAAAATGGTGGTTTTGGACGAAGCCGACGAAATGCTGGATATGGGCTTTGTCGAGGATATAGAAACTATCCTTAAGCAAGTTCCCAAAGAAGAGCGCCAAGTGATGCTTTTCTCGGCCACCATGCCGCCGGAAATTAAGAAACTGGCTCAGAATTATATGCGCCAGCCTAAATCTGTAGCCGTAAGCCGTGATGAGCTCACTGTGCCTTTGATTGAGCAGGTCTTTTATGAAACCAGGGACAAAATTAAAGTGGATGCCCTCTGTCGGATTATTGATATGGAAGATATCGGTCAAGCCATTATTTTTTGTCGGACCAAAAGAGGGGTAGATGAACTTGTCGCTGCTTTAGAGGCAAGAGGATATTTTGCGGACGCCTTGCATGGTGATTTAAGCCAACAGCAGAGAGACCGGGTCATGAAGAAGTTCCGTGACGGCAAGGTTGAGCTGCTGGTGGCGACTGACGTGGCAGCCCGGGGCCTGGATATCGATAACGTAACTCATGTTATTAACTTCGATATTCCTCAGGATCCTGAATCTTATGTCCATCGGATCGGGCGTACCGGCAGAGCAGGAAGAAAAGGCCAGGCTATTACCTTGGTTTCTTCCCGGGAATACCGTCAACTCCGCTTGATCGAACGTTTGATCAAGACCCGGATCGTACGCAAAGAATTACCGACCCTGGCCGATGTCAGTGAACGGCAAGCGGAGAATCTCAAAAATCAGCTGGTTAAGATTTTGCAGCGAAGCCACCT
The window above is part of the Desulfitobacterium chlororespirans DSM 11544 genome. Proteins encoded here:
- a CDS encoding MmcQ/YjbR family DNA-binding protein, giving the protein MTVTITLEGAVSTEIIDPAFGEPYILHLADGVSGSFVGEVKSQYEETLRDIVDKCFEPNVFKSVYAKKLIEYVRNTYGDELEFLWQRSPENAIWRRKDTGKWYSALLTVSKRKLGIGSDEVVEIIDLRIKPEELEALIDNKKYYPGYHMNKKHWCTIILDVPVPVEEICRRIDESYLLAVK
- a CDS encoding competence/damage-inducible protein A, translated to MKAEIIATGTEILLGQTLNTSAHYLTGKLSELGIEVDYHTTVGDNPERLKKVIQQGIERSDLLMITGGTGPTEDDLSKELIAQIFGLNMILDPPSHEKIQEFFAMRGSQMPKTEEKQAYFPEGSQILPNHCGTAPGAIVQKNNKTIILLPGPPTEMEPMFKNYVWPFLEQTAQGDSARMYVRVMKVVGLGESELEETLRDFMGRHEPGMTLLCKHSEMHIRLVVRGDADEAAAILAQAESVIRERLGDKVFGTDEDTMLELVSKGLKKHRLTLATAESCTGGLLGAQLTQESGSSDFYLGGVISYSNALKEGLLGVSSQTLHHYGAVSAETAREMAAGIRERTQADLGISITGIAGPGGGSQEKPVGLVYIGLAASEGVKANKFQFHGSRDSIRQLTVQAALDWIRRYMLNSERG
- a CDS encoding DEAD/DEAH box helicase, whose amino-acid sequence is MSAERLQSFGEINLSKQVLQALSEMGFEEPSPIQKAAIPVAMDGMDLIGQAQTGTGKTAAFGIPICEKINPKFQAVQALILTPTRELAVQVSEEISKIGKYRHIKPLPIYGGQSIDRQIRALRFGSQVVVGTPGRILDHLNRGTLKLQYVKMVVLDEADEMLDMGFVEDIETILKQVPKEERQVMLFSATMPPEIKKLAQNYMRQPKSVAVSRDELTVPLIEQVFYETRDKIKVDALCRIIDMEDIGQAIIFCRTKRGVDELVAALEARGYFADALHGDLSQQQRDRVMKKFRDGKVELLVATDVAARGLDIDNVTHVINFDIPQDPESYVHRIGRTGRAGRKGQAITLVSSREYRQLRLIERLIKTRIVRKELPTLADVSERQAENLKNQLVKILQRSHLGTYRSIVGSLLEEYDSMDVAAAALKFAVEGVEERSEEEDDIAFGNTGAAPGMVRLFMNIGRLQQVRPQDIVRWIADESGIPGNIIGMINIYDKFTFVEVPEQHAGRVLSCMHQNMIKGRKVNVEPAKAR